GACCAGTGCGGTTGGCTCAAGGACCGGTTCGGCCTGTCCTGGCAGGTGGTGCCGACCCGGTTGACCGAGCTGCTGCAGGATCCGGACCCGGCCCGGGCCAACCGGGCCATGCAGGCCATGTTGACCATGCGCCGGATCGACATCGCCGCACTGGAGGCCGCCGCGGACGCCGAACCGGCCTGAGCCCGCGTCGTACCATCCCGGGCATGACGAGCGTGCTGCTGACGGCCCTGGATCGGGTCCTGCCGGCCGACCGGATCACCAGCGATCCCGACGTGCTGCGCGCGCTGTCCAGCGACGAGGCTGAGTGGGCTCCGGTCGGCGCGGCGACGGCCGCGGTCCGGGCCCGCGCCGAGTCCGAGGTCCAGGCCGCGGTCCGGGTGGCCGCCGAGCTGGGCACGCCGATCGTCGCCCGCGGGGCCGGCACCGGACTATCCGGTGGGGCCAACGCGGTCGACGGCTGCCTGTTGCTGGACCTGTCCCGGATGAACGCCGTCGTTCAGATCAACCCCGACGATCTGACCTGCGTGGTGCAGCCGGGCGTGGTCAACAACGATCTGAAGGCGGCCGTGGCCGAGCACGGGCTCTGGTACCCGCCGGACCCGGCCAGCGCCCCCTGGTCCACCATCGGCGGCAACACCGCCACCAACGCCGGCGGCTTGTGCTGCCTGAAGTACGGGGTGACCCGCGATTACGTACTCGGCCTGCGCGCGGTGGTTGGCGGCCCGGCCGGGTACGGCACCGCGGTGTGGCTGGGACGGCGCACCGCCAAGGGCGTGGCCGGCTACGACATCGCCGGCCTGATGGTCGGTTCCGAAGGCACGCTGGGCGTCATCACCGAGATCACCCTGCGGCTACGGCCCGCGCCCGTCGGGGTGCCCCGGACCATCGTGGGTGCCTTCACCACCCTGGTCGACGCCGGCCGGGCCGTCGCGCTGGTCACCCGGCTCGGGCTGACCCCGTCGGCCCTGGAGCTGCTGGACCGCACCTGCCTGAACGCGGCGCGGGACTGGAAGAATCTGGACGTCGAGGCCGACGCGGCGGTGCTGTTGCTGGCCCGGGTCGACACCCCCGGCGACAGCGGCGAGGCCGAGGCCGCGGCCGTGGCCGACGCGTTCGAGCGCAGCGGGGCCCTGTGGGCGGCGCTGTCCACCGACGACGTGGAGGCCGAGGCGCTGTTCGAGGCCCGTCGCCTGGCCTACCCGGCCCTGGAGCGGCTCGGGCCGGTGCTCACCGAGGACATCTGCGTGCCGCGGTCCAAGGTGCCGGACATGCTGGCCGCGATCGAACGGATCGCCGCGGAGCATCGTGTGCAGATCGCCACCATCGCCCACGCCGGCGACGGCAACCTGCATCCGCTGATGCTGTCCGAACCCGGCGACGACGCCGCCCGGATCCGCGCCCAGCAGGCGTTCGAGCAGATGCTCGACGCGGCCATCGGTTTCGGCGGCACCGTGACCGCCGAGCATGGCGTCGGGCTGCTCAAGCGGGGCGGGCTGCGCCGCGAACTGGACCCCGGATCGTTGCTGCTGCAACAGGCGATCAAGGACGCGCTCGATCCGCGGCACCTGTTCAACCCGGGCAAGGTCCTCTGAGTCCGAGCCCGACCCGTCAGCCGGACACGCCGACTTTCATGCGGACGTAGAAGCCCTCGATGTGGCGCTCCAGCGCATCCGCGGCGCCCGGACCATCGGCGGTGGCCAGCGCCTGATAGATCGCATGATGGTCGGCCCGCAGGCCGTCCCGGATCTCCGGCCAGTCGCCGGCCTGCTCGAGCGTGCCCAGGATGTCGCTGCGAATCGACTCCCGCACGGCCACGGTCAGGTCGGCGATGAACTGGTTGCCGCCGGCCTCGGCGATCGCGACGTGGAACTCGGTGTCCAGTTCGTTGAACCGGGCCCGCTCGATGTCGGGCTCGTCCATCGCCAGCAAGGGCTTCTCGATCCGGGCCAGGACCTCGGGCGTCATCGCCTTGGCCGCGCCCAGCGCACTGAACCGTTCGAACATCACCCGCGACTCGACGACGTCGGACAGCGGGAACGAGGCAACGGCCAGGTGCACCCGCAGCAGCCGGGTCAGCGCGCCCGAGGGCGCCTGGGTCACGATGGTCCCGGAGTCCGCCCCGGTACCGACCGCCGACCGGACGACGCCCTGAGCCTGCAGGACCCGCAGCGCTTCGCGCACGGCCGGGCGGGACGCGCCCAGCATCGTGGCCAGCTCACGCTCGGGTGGGAGTCGATCCCCGGGCCGCAGCGTGCGGTTGATCAGTTGTTCCTCGATGCGCCGGAGCACGAGCTCATAGGTCGGCACGCGCTGAACGGGTTCCCAACCGGCCGGTGCCGCCATCGGCTCTCCTCATGCTCGGCCACCGCCGCTCCGAGCGGCAGGCATCGCTGGCGACATTTTTTGCCGCAACCCTGGACAGCCTATCAGGTATGCCTTATGGTCCTTTCATTCTTTGGTCAGACCAAATCGGCCCGACCGGATCACGCGCTTCCCGTGGAGGATCAATGGCGACCCCGTATCAGCCCGACATCACTGCTGTCGGCGACAGTGTTTTTCTCACGGCGATGGTGTCGATCATCCCGTTGGCTGTGGTGTTCATCTTCCTGGGTGTGTTGAAGACGAAGGCGCACTTCGCGGCCCTGGCCGGGTTGGCGGCGTCGATCCTGGTGGCGATCCTGGCGTTCGGGATGCCGGTCGATCTGACGTTGTTGGGTGCCTCGCAGGGCATCTTGTACGGGTTGTTCCCGATCATGTGGATCGTGTTGGCGGCGATCTGGCTGTATGAGCTGACGGTGATCAGTGGCCGGTTCGAGGATCTGCGGACCGCGTTCAACCGGATCTCGGACGATCCCCGGATCCAGGGGATCATCATCGCGTTCTGTTTCGGTGGGTTGCTCGAGGCGTTGGCCGGGTTCGGCGCCCCGGTCGCGATCACCGGTGTCATGCTGGTCTCGCTTGGGTTCTCCCCGATGCGGGCCGCGGCCACGGTACTGCTGGCCAACACCGCCCCGGTCGCGTTCGGCGCGATCGGCATCCCGATCATCACTGCCGGCAACCTGACCGGCATCGACTATCACGAGATCGGTGCGGTCGTCGGCCGGCAGACCCCGATCCTGGCGATGTTCGTACCGCTGCTGCTGGTGATGATCGTGGACGGCAAGCGGGGCATCAAGCAGACCTGGCCGATCGCCCTGGTCTCGGGCATCTGCTTTTCCATCGCCCAGTTCATCAGCGCCAATTTCATCTCGGTCGAGCTGACCGACATCATCGCCTCGCTGGCCGCGCTGGTCTCGGTCGTGGTGATGCTCAAGTTCTGGAAGCCCAAGGGCACCGTGGAGGCCCGGGAGCGGCTGGCCCTGGCGGCCAAGGAGGAGCACGTCGAGCCGACCGGCGGCCCGTCCGGCGGTAGCGCTCCGGTGGCCACCGCGGTCTCGACGGAGAAGTTGACCGCCGGGCGGACCGTGATGGCGTTCCTGCCCTACATCGTGGTCATCGTGGTGTTCTCGCTGGCCAAGCTGTTCACCCCGCTCAAGACGTGGCTGGCCAGCACCGATATCAAGTTCGGCTGGCCGGGCTCGGACGGCAACATCTTGAATCTGGCCGGTAAGCCGTCCACGGCCACCCAGTACACCCTGGGGTACCTGTCCAACGCGGGCACCCTGCTGATCATCTCCGGGGTGATCGTGATGATCGCCTACCGGATCAAGCCGGGCCTGGCGGTCAAGGAGTTCGGCAAGACCGTCTACAAGTTGCGGTTCGCGTTGCTGACCGTGGGCAGTGTGCTGGGCCTGGCCTACGTGATGAACATGTCCGGCCAGACCATCACCATCGGCCAGTGGCTGGCCGCCGGCACCGGCGCGTTCTTCGCGTTCCTGTCCCCGATCCTGGGTTGGGTCGGCACCGCCGTGACCGGCTCGGACACCAGCGCCAACGCCCTGTTCGCCACCCTGCAGCAGTCGGCCGCGGAGAAGGCCGGCCTGGACCCGACGCTGCTGGTCGCGGCGAACACCTCCGGCGGCGTGGTCGGCAAGATGATCAGCCCGCAGAACCTGACCATCGCCGCGACCGCGGTCGGCCTGCTCGGCAAGGAATCGGACATCCTGCGCCGCGTCCTGAAGTGGAGCGTCGGGCTGCTGCTGGCCATGTGCGTGCTGGTCTACCTGCAGAGCAACGTGCTGTCCTGGATGATCCCCTGACCTGACACCGGTTCTCGGACGGCGCCCCGCCCGGCGCCGTCCGAGAATGGCTTCGAACGCCGTACCTGCAACTCTTTCCGCCGCTGCATGAGTTGACCGGAGTCCCGTCATGCGTATCGCGTTGATCGCCACCTGTCTGGGTGACGCGCTGTTCCCCGAGGTGGCCAAGGCCACCACCGTGCTGCTGGAACGGCTGGGGCATCAGGTGGTGTTCCCAGCGGATCAGGTGTGTTGCGGGCAGATGCACGTCAACACCGGGTATCTCACCGAAGCGGTGCCGGTGGTGCGGCAGCACGTCGAGGTGTTCGAGGCCGCCGACTTCGATGTCGCGGTGGCCCCGTCCGGATCGTGCGTCGGGTCGGTCCGGCATCAGCAGGCGATGGTCGCCCGCCGCGTCGGGGACACCGCGCTGGCCGACCGGGCCACCGCGTTGGCCGGCCGCACCTACGAGCTGTCCGAGCTGCTGGTCGACGTGCTGAAGGTGACCGATGTGGGGGCGTACTACCCGCACCGGGTCACCTACCACCCGACCTGCCACTCGCTGCGGATGCTGCGGGTCGGCGACAAGCCGCTGCAGCTGCTGCGCGCGGTCCAGGGCATCGACCTGGTCGAGTTGCCCGGCGCCGACCAGTGCTGCGGCTTCGGCGGCACCTTCTCGATCAAGAACGCCGACACCAGCTCGGCGATGCTGGCCGACAAGGTCGGCAACATCGTCGGCACCGGCGCCGACCGGTGCACCGCCGGCGACGCGTCCTGCCTGATGAACATCGGCGGCGGCCTGTCCCGCCAGGACACCGGCATCCGCACCATCCACCTGGCCCAGATCCTGGCCTCGACCCGAGAGCAGGTCGCCGCATGAGTGAGGCTTGCCGAACGAATCATCGACACAGTTGCCGGCGCCGCGTCCAGGTCGCCGAGCCCGCGAGGCGAGTTGGAAAGGCGACGGCATGAGCACGTTCCTGGGAATCCCGAGAAAACACGCGGCGCAGGAGGAGTCGCCGTTGCGGGGGGCGTTGCCGTTCCCGAAGGCGGCCCGGCGGGAGTTGGCCAACGATCAGTTGCGGCGGAACCTGGCCCACGCCACATCGGTGATCCGGAGCAAGCGAGCCCTGGTCGTGGACGAGATGCCCGACTGGGAAGCGTTGCGTGATGCCGGCGCGGCGACCAAGACGCAGGTGATGTCGAACCTGCCCGCGCTGCTGGAACAGTTCGAGGCCAACGTGACCGCCCACGGCGGCGTCGTGCACTGGGCCACCGACGCCCAGGAGGCCAACCGGATCGTGACCGAACTGGTCCGCGCGCAGGGCGTCGACGAGGTCATCAAGGTCAAATCGATGGCCACCCAGGAAATCGGCCTCAACGAATACCTCGAGGACAACGGGATCGCCGCGGTCGAGACCGATCTGGCCGAACTGATCGTGCAACTGGGCCACGACACGCCCTCGCACATCCTGGTCCCGGCCATCCACCGCAACCGCACCGAGGTCCGCGACATCTTTCTGGCCGAAATGGAAGACGCCCCGGCCGATCTGACCGATGAACCACGCCGGTTGGCGATGGCCGCCCGGGAACACCTGCGGCGCAAGTTCCTGGCCAGCAAGGTCGCGATCTCGGGCACCAACTTCGGCATCGCCGAGACCGGCACCATCGGCGTGGTCGAGTCCGAGGGCAACGGCCGGATGTGCGTGACCCTGCCCGAGACCCTGATCACCGTGATGGGCATCGAGAAGATCCTGCCCACGTTCACCGACCTGGAAGTGTTCCTGCAGCTGCTGCCCCGCTCCTCGACCGGGGAACGGATGAACCCCTACACCTCGCTGTGGACCGGGGTCACCCCGGGCGACGGCCCGCAGAACTTCCACCTCATCCTGCTCGACAACGGCCGCACCAACGCCCTGGCCGACCAGGTCGGCCGGGCCGCGCTGCACTGCATCCGCTGCTCGGCCTGCCTGAACGTGTGCCCGGTCTACGAACGCACCGGCGGCCACGCCTACGGCTCGGTCTACCCCGGCCCGATCGGCGCCGTGCTGACCCCGCAACTGACCGGCATGCACGGCCACCACGACGTGAACTCGACCCTGCCCTACGCCTCCTCGCTGTGCGGCGCCTGCTACGACGTCTGCCCGGTCAAGATCCCCATCCCGGACCTGCTCGTCGAACTGCGCGGCCGCGCCGTCGATGCCGACCGCGGCCGCACCATCCCCGGCGGCTGGGACGCCGCGATGAAAGCCGCCGCCTGGATCATGAGCGACCCCACCCGGTTCGCCGCCGCCGAGAAAGGCCTGGCCGCCGGCCGACTCGTCGCCGGCCGCGACAAGAAGATCAAACACCTGCCGTTCCCCGGATCGGCCTGGACCCACACCAAGGACATGCCCGCCCCGCCCAAGCAGACGTTCCGGCAATGGTGGAAGGAAACGCATCATGAGTAGCCGCGAGACCGTCCTGGGCCGCATCCGCAGCGCCCTGGCCGCCGACACCACCCCACCACCACCCATCCCCCGCGACTACATCCGCGTCGGGGACCACCCGCCCGGCAGCCCCCCCGTGCTGGAACTGATGATCGACCGCCTCGTCGACTACAAAGCCCACGTCCGCGAGATCACCCCCGACCAACTCGCCGACGCCATCGACACCGCCCTGGCCGATCAACGGTCGGTGGTGCTGGCACCCGATCTGGACCCGGCGATCGCCGCGGCCGCCGCCCGCTCCGGCCGCACCCTGACCACCGACGGCACCCCCACCGTGCTCACCCCTGCCGAACTCGACCGGATCGACGCCGTCGTCACCACCGCCACCGTCGCCATCGCGTTATCCGGCACCATCACCCTCGACGGCGGCCCCGGCCAAGGCCGCCGCGCCATCACCCTGGTCCCCGACTTCCACCTCGTCGTCCTGCACGCCGAGCAGATCGTGCACACCGTCCCCGAAGCCATCGCCCGCCTCGACCCCGTCCGACCCCTGACCATGATCGCCGGACCCTCCGCCACCAGCGACATCGAACTCGAACGCGTCGAAGGCGTGCACGGCCCCCGCACCCTGTCCGTGCTCATCGTGCGCTGACCCGACCATCGAGGGGCCACTTCCGGTCGTTCCCGAGGCCCGGGAAGGTCCGGAACTGGCCCCTCGATCCGGTCAGCCCCGCCAGCCGGCCGCGATCAGGGCGTGCCTTACCCGGGCGACGGTGGCGGCCCGGTCGCCGAAGAAGGCGCGACCGGTGATCCGGACGACCGTCCACCCGTGCGCGGCGAACCGCTCCAGCCGGCGGACGTCCCGGTCGAACTGCCGAGTGTCGGTCCGATGCTGATCCCCGTCGTACTCCACGATCACCCGCCACCGGCGGTAGACCAGGTCGGCCCGACCCAGGAATTCACCCCGAGATCCGGTGATCGACACGTTCACCTCCGGTTCGGGCAGGCCCGCATCCACCACGGCCACCCGCACGAGCGACTCCGGCCGGGACTCGACCCCCGGCCGGATTCGGGCCACGGCCCGCGCGGCCACCGCCTTGCCCCGGCCCCGGAACACCGCCACCCG
This genomic window from Nakamurella multipartita DSM 44233 contains:
- a CDS encoding FAD-binding oxidoreductase — translated: MTSVLLTALDRVLPADRITSDPDVLRALSSDEAEWAPVGAATAAVRARAESEVQAAVRVAAELGTPIVARGAGTGLSGGANAVDGCLLLDLSRMNAVVQINPDDLTCVVQPGVVNNDLKAAVAEHGLWYPPDPASAPWSTIGGNTATNAGGLCCLKYGVTRDYVLGLRAVVGGPAGYGTAVWLGRRTAKGVAGYDIAGLMVGSEGTLGVITEITLRLRPAPVGVPRTIVGAFTTLVDAGRAVALVTRLGLTPSALELLDRTCLNAARDWKNLDVEADAAVLLLARVDTPGDSGEAEAAAVADAFERSGALWAALSTDDVEAEALFEARRLAYPALERLGPVLTEDICVPRSKVPDMLAAIERIAAEHRVQIATIAHAGDGNLHPLMLSEPGDDAARIRAQQAFEQMLDAAIGFGGTVTAEHGVGLLKRGGLRRELDPGSLLLQQAIKDALDPRHLFNPGKVL
- a CDS encoding FadR/GntR family transcriptional regulator, with the translated sequence MAAPAGWEPVQRVPTYELVLRRIEEQLINRTLRPGDRLPPERELATMLGASRPAVREALRVLQAQGVVRSAVGTGADSGTIVTQAPSGALTRLLRVHLAVASFPLSDVVESRVMFERFSALGAAKAMTPEVLARIEKPLLAMDEPDIERARFNELDTEFHVAIAEAGGNQFIADLTVAVRESIRSDILGTLEQAGDWPEIRDGLRADHHAIYQALATADGPGAADALERHIEGFYVRMKVGVSG
- a CDS encoding L-lactate permease, with amino-acid sequence MATPYQPDITAVGDSVFLTAMVSIIPLAVVFIFLGVLKTKAHFAALAGLAASILVAILAFGMPVDLTLLGASQGILYGLFPIMWIVLAAIWLYELTVISGRFEDLRTAFNRISDDPRIQGIIIAFCFGGLLEALAGFGAPVAITGVMLVSLGFSPMRAAATVLLANTAPVAFGAIGIPIITAGNLTGIDYHEIGAVVGRQTPILAMFVPLLLVMIVDGKRGIKQTWPIALVSGICFSIAQFISANFISVELTDIIASLAALVSVVVMLKFWKPKGTVEARERLALAAKEEHVEPTGGPSGGSAPVATAVSTEKLTAGRTVMAFLPYIVVIVVFSLAKLFTPLKTWLASTDIKFGWPGSDGNILNLAGKPSTATQYTLGYLSNAGTLLIISGVIVMIAYRIKPGLAVKEFGKTVYKLRFALLTVGSVLGLAYVMNMSGQTITIGQWLAAGTGAFFAFLSPILGWVGTAVTGSDTSANALFATLQQSAAEKAGLDPTLLVAANTSGGVVGKMISPQNLTIAATAVGLLGKESDILRRVLKWSVGLLLAMCVLVYLQSNVLSWMIP
- a CDS encoding (Fe-S)-binding protein, with the translated sequence MRIALIATCLGDALFPEVAKATTVLLERLGHQVVFPADQVCCGQMHVNTGYLTEAVPVVRQHVEVFEAADFDVAVAPSGSCVGSVRHQQAMVARRVGDTALADRATALAGRTYELSELLVDVLKVTDVGAYYPHRVTYHPTCHSLRMLRVGDKPLQLLRAVQGIDLVELPGADQCCGFGGTFSIKNADTSSAMLADKVGNIVGTGADRCTAGDASCLMNIGGGLSRQDTGIRTIHLAQILASTREQVAA
- a CDS encoding LutB/LldF family L-lactate oxidation iron-sulfur protein — translated: MSTFLGIPRKHAAQEESPLRGALPFPKAARRELANDQLRRNLAHATSVIRSKRALVVDEMPDWEALRDAGAATKTQVMSNLPALLEQFEANVTAHGGVVHWATDAQEANRIVTELVRAQGVDEVIKVKSMATQEIGLNEYLEDNGIAAVETDLAELIVQLGHDTPSHILVPAIHRNRTEVRDIFLAEMEDAPADLTDEPRRLAMAAREHLRRKFLASKVAISGTNFGIAETGTIGVVESEGNGRMCVTLPETLITVMGIEKILPTFTDLEVFLQLLPRSSTGERMNPYTSLWTGVTPGDGPQNFHLILLDNGRTNALADQVGRAALHCIRCSACLNVCPVYERTGGHAYGSVYPGPIGAVLTPQLTGMHGHHDVNSTLPYASSLCGACYDVCPVKIPIPDLLVELRGRAVDADRGRTIPGGWDAAMKAAAWIMSDPTRFAAAEKGLAAGRLVAGRDKKIKHLPFPGSAWTHTKDMPAPPKQTFRQWWKETHHE
- a CDS encoding LutC/YkgG family protein — translated: MSSRETVLGRIRSALAADTTPPPPIPRDYIRVGDHPPGSPPVLELMIDRLVDYKAHVREITPDQLADAIDTALADQRSVVLAPDLDPAIAAAAARSGRTLTTDGTPTVLTPAELDRIDAVVTTATVAIALSGTITLDGGPGQGRRAITLVPDFHLVVLHAEQIVHTVPEAIARLDPVRPLTMIAGPSATSDIELERVEGVHGPRTLSVLIVR